Within Azoarcus sp. DD4, the genomic segment GCGTGTCGGAGGCCTCGGCGGCGGCGAGCGCGCGCTCGGCGTGGATGCGGGTGAACACCCGCGCGCCCTCGCCGGCAGGGTCTTCGGCGCGGGCGAGCGCGGCACGGGTGAGTTCGACGGAAGTGGTGCGACCGGCCGCGAGCTCGGCGGCCAGGGCTTCGATGGTGGGCAGCATGGTGCGCGTTCCTCGCGGTGACTGATTGGCGGGGGAAGGATCAGGCCACTTCGGGCAGCACGTCCAGCGTGTAGCGGTGACGGATGCTGCGCTGGCGCACCGGATCGTACAGCTCCATTTCGAACACCGTGGCCGGGCGGATGCCACCTATCACCGCCACTGTGCCGCAGGTCATGCCGGTGCCGTCGGGCAGGGTGGCGCCGCTGTAGCCGGCGATGAGGTCGGTGGCGGTGCGCAGGCTGGCGAGCGTGCCGTCCTGGTAGGCCACTTCGGCACCGTTCTCGACGATGCGCGAACGCACCTGCAGCGCGTCCCAGTGGTCGGCGACTTCCGCCAGCGGCCAGGCGGTGCGCGCCACCGGCTTGACGCACACCTGCTTGGACAGCGCCACGCTGTAGGCCTCGAGCTTGCGGTCGGTGTGGTCGGAGGCGATAGAGAGATAGAGCACGCCGTCCACCGCGAACACGAAGGCTTCGATCTCGCCGGAAGAGCTGTCGCCGACCACCTGCACGACTTCGTCCTGGGTGATCTGGTTGGCGGCGACGCGGTAGTACAGCGGCACCGCGCTCGGGCGCGGCACGCCGATGGCGGCGAGTTCCTCGATGTGGTGTTCGATGGCGTCGCGGTCGCGGCCGGCCCAGCCGGCGACGACGAGCTGGCCAAGCTCGGCCTTGAGGGTTTGGGTGCCTTGGGCGGTTTCGAGGGTGAATTCGAGTTTCATGGTGCATATTCCAGAAAAGGGAGAAGGCCGGGCGCGGCGGCCGCGCCCGGCGGGTTCGATCAGCCGAACACCGACGGCAGCCACAGGGCGAGGCCGGGGAAGGCGGCGAGCAATGCGATCATCAGGAACAGCGCGGCGACGAAGGGCAGGCTGCCGTTGATCACCGCCTGCATCGAGCCGGACTTGCGCAGGCTCTGCACGACGAAGAGGTTGAGGCCCACCGGCGGGGTGATGAGCGCGGTTTCCACCAGGACGATGATGACGATGCCGAGCCAGATCGGATCGAAGCCGAGCGCGGTCATGATGGGCGCGACGATGGGGATGGTCGTGATCATCATCGACAGCGTCTCCATGAAGCAGCCGAGGATGACGTAGAAGATCACGATGGCGAGCAGCATCCAGCCCGGCGACAGGCCCAGCCCGGTGATGCTGCTGGTGATCGCGTCGGTCAGGCCGATGGCCGACATGATGAAGTTGAGGAAGGCCGCGGCGATGACGATGATCATGATCATCGCGGTCGCGCGCATCGAGCTTTCCACCACCTCGCGCAGCATCGCGATCTTGAGTCGGCCGAAGACGGCCGCCAGCACCAGCGCGCCGACCACGCCCAGCGCCGCCGCCTCGGTGGGCGTGGCGATGCCGGCGTAGATCGAGCCCACCACCAGCAGGAAGATGCCCAGCGGCGGCAGCAGGTGCACCAGGCTGGCGAAGCGCTCGCCCCAGCTCGCCGTCACCCGCTGGCCGCCCCATTGCGGCTTGGCGATGCAGGCCACCACGATCACTGCCATGAACAGCGCCGCCATCAGGAAGCCGGGGATGATGCCGGCGAGGTAGAGCTTGGGCACCGAGGAGTTGGTCAGCACGCCGTAGATGACGAGGTTGATCGAAGGCGGGATCAGGATGCCGAGCGTGCCGCCGGCGGCGATCGAACCGAGGAATAGCGGCTCGTTGTAGCCGAAGCGCTTGATCTGCGGCAGCGCCACGGTGCCTACGGTGGCGGCGGTCGCCACGCTGGAACCGGAGGTGGCCGAAAACAGCGTCGAGGCGCCGATGTTGGCGTGCATCAGCCCGCCCGGCAGCCACGACAGCCACAGGCTCATCGCGCCGTACATGCGTTCGGCGAAACCGGCGCGCAGCAGGACCTCGCCCAGCATGATGAAGAGCGGGATTGCCACCAGCAGGAACTCGTTGCTCGAACTCCACGCCAGCTCGCCCATCGCGCGGGTGAGCGGCAGCATGGAATAGAGCGGATCGAGAATGAGGCCGAGCACGCCGAGCGCGGCGGCCACCGGGATGCTGAGGCCGATCAGCACCAGCAGCAGGATGAGGGCGACGACGATCATGCGTTTTCTCCCTTGACCATGCGGATGCCGGCGGCGGCTTCTTCTTCCGCCTCTTCCTTGGCCGACTTCACGCCGCACACTTCCTTCAGCGCGGCGATGTCGCCGGTGACCAGCGCCACCGAGGCACGGATCAGCAGCAGCGCGAGCACCACCGAGAACCAGCCGAGGCCCACCACCCAAAGGGTCTGCGGCACCCACAGCGGGGTAGCGAGCGGGGTGTTGGCGGCGGCGTTCTCGGTCCACGAGGTCATCGCCACGTCGTAGGCGTAGTAGGTGAGGTACACCGAGAACACGCCGAGCGCGACCAGCGCGATCCAGTCGAGCAGGGCACTGATGCGCACCGGGAAATACTGGTAGATCACGTCAACGCGCACGTTGGCGCGGTCGAGCGCGGTAAAGGCGAGCGCCCAGCTGGTGCTGATGGCGAAGGCGTAGCTGGACAGCTCGTCGGCGCCGCCGACGGTGATGCCGAACAGGCGGCGGACGATGACGTCGTAGGAGATCAGAAGCACGCTGGCGATGGTCAGCGCGCCGCCGACCCATACCGCGACGCGCGACAGGGTGCCGGCCAGCGCCAGCAGGCGCGCGAGCAGGCCGAGGGGGGGTGAGGCAGTCATGGAATTCTCTCCGGGGGCGGGGGCCCCGCAGCGGGTCGGGAACAGACGCCCGCTGCGGGGCGTCCTCGTCAGGCGCCGGCCTCACGGCCGGCGGCTGCGGTCACTTCTTGGCGGTGACGCCGACCACCTTGCCGACGGTGGCGTTGAAGTCGCTCACACACTCGGCCGAACAGCGCGCGGCCCACTTGTTGATCACGTCGCCGCGGATCCTGGCGAGCAGTTCGCGGTCGGCGGCGGTGGGCTGCACCAGCACCATCTTGCCCTTGACCGGCTGCGCGCAGCTCGCGGCGCCGCTGTTGCAGGCATAGCCTTCTTCGGTCTGGCGCTCGGCGGCGTTCCAGATGTCGTTCACCAGGCCCTTCACGCTGGTCTGCAGGAAGTCGCGCACCTTCGGGTCGAGCTTGTCCCAGGCCTTCTGGTTCACCGCGTGGATCTGCTGGTTCCAGTTGATCGGCAGCGCGTAGAGGTGGGTGGACACTTCGTACCACTTGGCCGAATAGCCCGACAGCGAACCGGTGATGGCGCAATCGACCACCTTGTTCTGCAGCGCCGGCACCACTTCGCCGAAGGCCATGGTCACGCTGGAGCCGCCCATCGCCTCGACGAACTCGGCCTGCGAACGGCCGCTGGTGCGCACCTTCTTGCCCTTGAGGTCGGCCAGGCTGCGGATCTCGGCGTTGCAGAACAGCACCTGCGCGGGGTAGGGCGAGATGCCCAGCACCTTCACCTTGGCGCCGTCGCCGTAGATCTTGGCGTAGATCGGCTCGAAGGCGTCGGTGACCTGGCGCGCCGTCTTCACGTCCGGCGCGAGGCCGGCGAGGTCGATCGCTTCGTTGATCGGGTTGTCGCTGGCGAAGTAGGACAGCGTCGCGGTGCCGAACTCGACCACGCCCTGCGACATCAGCCGCATCAGCTCCGGCCCCTTCAGGCCCATTTCGTTGAAACCCTTGATCTCGGCGGTGACCTGGCCCTTGGAAAGTTCGGGGATGGTCTTGGTCCAGAAGGGCTTCTCGTAGTCGTTGTAGGCCGTCAGGTTGGACAGGCCGCCGACGATGCGCAGCTGGGTCTTGGGCAGTTCCTGGGCAAACGCGGAACCGGCGATCAGGGTGCCGACGAGCGCGGCGACGATGGTCTTCATGAGGCACTTCTCCGGGATTGGGGGCGGGATTCATGTCGATACACCGGGCCCGCGCATCCCCGGCGTACGTTCGCGGCACTCCGGCACAGCCGGACTTCCTGGGACATCGTTCGGCGACGGGCTACCTCCTCGCCGCCCCTGCCGGTGCTAGAACACCGCCAGCGTGCTGTTCTTGAGGTCGGTCACCAGCATGTGGCCGGGCGCATGGGTGATGCAGAACTCGGGCCGCACCGCCGCCACCACCGATTGCGGGGTCACGCCGCAGGCCCAGAACACCGGCAGTTCGCCGGGGCGGATGTCGACGGCGTCGCCGTAGTCGGGGCGATCGACGTCGGCAATGCCGATTTCGGCCGGGTCGCCCAGGTGCACCGGTGCGCCATGCACCGACGGAAAACGGGAAGTGATCTGCACCGCGCGGATCGCGTCGGCGGCCTTCATCGGCCGCATCGACACCACCATCGGCCCCGAGAACACGCCGGCCGGGGTGGTCGGGATGCTGGTGCGGTACATCGGCACGTTGCAGCCGGCGGCGATGTGGCGCACCTCGATGCCGTCGGCGATCAGCGCTTCCTCGAAGGAGAAGGAGCAGCCGATGGCGAAACTCACCAGGTCGTCGCGCCAGACGTGGCGCACGTCGGTGCACTCTTCCACCATCACGCCGTCGCGCCACACGCGGTAGCGCGGCACGTCGCTGCGGATGTCGAGATCGGCGCCGAGTCCGGGCAGCCGCGGATCGCCCGGCTCCGACACGCCGACCAGCGGACACGAACGCGGGTTGCGCAGGCAGAAGCGCAGGAAATCGTCGGCCAGCGCCTTGGGCAGGATGGCGAGGTTGGCCTGGACGTAGCCTGGCACCAGACTGGCGGTGGGACCGGTCAGCTCACCGCGACGGGCGCGCAGACGCACCTCCAGGCTTTCCGGGGCGAAGGCGGGGGAAGACGTGGCGACAGCAGGCATCGGTGCTCCGAAATGGGTTGTTGCAAAACCATTTCAGCCCAGAAGCTCCGACCTGTCTAATCGTATGTTCGGATAAAAGCTTATAAGTAAAAGCGATCAGTGCCGCCTTCGCCGCCCTCCTCGCTGGCCGCCACCTGCACTGCAAGACGGGCAATCGCAGCGGCTACGTGACTGTCGGTGCCGCGCAGCCAGGTGGCCGTGAATGCCAGGTCGGGCAAGGGTTCGGCAGCTACCTCGAGCAACCGCAAGCGGCCTTCGGCCAGTTCCTTGCCGAGGAAAACCGGCGCGATCACGCTGGTGCCGATGCCGTCGCGCACCATCCGCACCGCCATCGCCAGCGAGGCCGAGCCGTACATCCTCGGCGCACGCACGCCGGCGCGCATCAGCATCTCGCGCACAATCTGGTAAGGCTTGCTGCTGGACGGATAGGTGATGACGGGCAGCTTCGCCAGCTTGACCAGCGGCAGCGGCTCCACCCCGAGATCGAGCTGCGGGCTGGCCACCCAGGCCAGCGGATAGCGGCACAGCGGCAGGTTCTCGACATCGGGCTCGGACAGCGGCCCCATCAGGAAGGCGAGGTCGATCTGGCGCGCCAGCAGGTGGGCGCGCAACACCGGCGTGGTATCCACCTCGATCTCCAGCACCAGGTCGGGGAAGGTGGTGTGCACCCGCTCGAGCAGCGCCGGCAGCCAGGTCTGGACGATGGTCTCGGCCACGCCGATGCACAGTCGGCCGCTCACCGCGTTCTGCGCGCGCGCCACCAGCAGCATGTCGTGGCGCATCTCCAGCATGCGTTCGGCATGCGCCAGCAGGGCCTGGCCCTTGGCGGTCAGGCGCACGCCACGGGTATCGCGGTCGAACAGCCTGACACCGAGGCCATCCTCCAGCTGCGCGATGCGCTGCGAAATGGCCGGCTGGCTGGTATGGAGCTTTTCGGCGGCGGCGCGGAAGCCGCCCAGGGTGGCGACCCAGTAGAAAGTCTCGATGCCACGCAGTTCTATCATGGGGACGGGGGAGCGTTTCAATTCGTTCAGCTTATCAGCTGGAACGAAGGCCAAGAGACTCAAGTTCCTCCCCCTTGAAGGGAGGGGGCAAGGCCCCGCGGGCAATTTTCAGCCCACCATCTCCGGCAGGTCCACCAGATCCCACCCCTTCGCCTTCAGCGTCTCGGCCAGCTGGCGCGCACTCTCCACCGCGCCCAGCGTGTCCCCATGCACGCAGATGCTGTGCATGGCCGTTTTCATGAGCTTGCCGCTCTGCGCCACGATGCCGCCCGCCTCCAGCATGCGCAGCACATGGGCGACGAGCTCGTCGTGGTCGTGGATCACCGCACCGGGCTGATTGCGCGGCACCAGGGTGGCGGCGTCGGTGTAGGCGCGGTCGGCGAAGATCTCCGCCGCCACGCGCAGGCCGGCGCGTTCGCCGGCGGCGCAGAGCTCGGACAGCGCCGGCGCCAGCAGGATCAGCTCGCGGTCGAACGCGCGCACCGCGCGCGCCACCGTGTCGGCCAGCGCGGCATCCTCGCAGGCCTGGTTGTTGAGCGCACCGTGCGGCTTGACGTGGGTGAGCCGGCCGCCTTCGGCCGCCGCCATGCCGGCGAGCGCACCGACCTGGTAGATCACCGCGGCCTCCAGCTCGGCCGGCGCCATCTTCAGCGGCCGCCGGCCGAAACCCTGCAGGTCGGGATAGGCCGGATGCGCGCCGAGGCTGACCCCGGCGGCGAGCGCGGTGCGCACCGTGTTGCGCATCACCAGCGGGTCGCCGGCATGAAATCCGCAGGCGATGTTGGCCGAGCGCACCACCTGCAGCAGCGCCTCGTCCTCGCCCATCTTCCAGGCGCCGAAGGATTCGCCGAGGTCGGCATTGAGGTTGATCTTCATGGCTGGGATTCCGCAGGGTTCAGGAGGAGATGCCGGGAGAAGGGCCGCCGCTCGCGTCTTCGACACCAGGCAACGGCCGGTATTCGGCGGACAGCGCATGCACCACGCCGCTCACCAGGTTGCAGGCGTAGAGCGCGGCGAGGTCCACGCCCTCGCCGAGCAGCGGCCGCACGCTCGCCTGCAGCGCGCGCGTCTCGGCTTCGGCGGCACGGGCCAGGCGTTCGCC encodes:
- a CDS encoding DUF2848 domain-containing protein, which encodes MKLEFTLETAQGTQTLKAELGQLVVAGWAGRDRDAIEHHIEELAAIGVPRPSAVPLYYRVAANQITQDEVVQVVGDSSSGEIEAFVFAVDGVLYLSIASDHTDRKLEAYSVALSKQVCVKPVARTAWPLAEVADHWDALQVRSRIVENGAEVAYQDGTLASLRTATDLIAGYSGATLPDGTGMTCGTVAVIGGIRPATVFEMELYDPVRQRSIRHRYTLDVLPEVA
- a CDS encoding TRAP transporter large permease, whose amino-acid sequence is MIVVALILLLVLIGLSIPVAAALGVLGLILDPLYSMLPLTRAMGELAWSSSNEFLLVAIPLFIMLGEVLLRAGFAERMYGAMSLWLSWLPGGLMHANIGASTLFSATSGSSVATAATVGTVALPQIKRFGYNEPLFLGSIAAGGTLGILIPPSINLVIYGVLTNSSVPKLYLAGIIPGFLMAALFMAVIVVACIAKPQWGGQRVTASWGERFASLVHLLPPLGIFLLVVGSIYAGIATPTEAAALGVVGALVLAAVFGRLKIAMLREVVESSMRATAMIMIIVIAAAFLNFIMSAIGLTDAITSSITGLGLSPGWMLLAIVIFYVILGCFMETLSMMITTIPIVAPIMTALGFDPIWLGIVIIVLVETALITPPVGLNLFVVQSLRKSGSMQAVINGSLPFVAALFLMIALLAAFPGLALWLPSVFG
- a CDS encoding TRAP transporter small permease subunit, producing MTASPPLGLLARLLALAGTLSRVAVWVGGALTIASVLLISYDVIVRRLFGITVGGADELSSYAFAISTSWALAFTALDRANVRVDVIYQYFPVRISALLDWIALVALGVFSVYLTYYAYDVAMTSWTENAAANTPLATPLWVPQTLWVVGLGWFSVVLALLLIRASVALVTGDIAALKEVCGVKSAKEEAEEEAAAGIRMVKGENA
- a CDS encoding TRAP transporter substrate-binding protein encodes the protein MKTIVAALVGTLIAGSAFAQELPKTQLRIVGGLSNLTAYNDYEKPFWTKTIPELSKGQVTAEIKGFNEMGLKGPELMRLMSQGVVEFGTATLSYFASDNPINEAIDLAGLAPDVKTARQVTDAFEPIYAKIYGDGAKVKVLGISPYPAQVLFCNAEIRSLADLKGKKVRTSGRSQAEFVEAMGGSSVTMAFGEVVPALQNKVVDCAITGSLSGYSAKWYEVSTHLYALPINWNQQIHAVNQKAWDKLDPKVRDFLQTSVKGLVNDIWNAAERQTEEGYACNSGAASCAQPVKGKMVLVQPTAADRELLARIRGDVINKWAARCSAECVSDFNATVGKVVGVTAKK
- a CDS encoding putative hydro-lyase is translated as MPAVATSSPAFAPESLEVRLRARRGELTGPTASLVPGYVQANLAILPKALADDFLRFCLRNPRSCPLVGVSEPGDPRLPGLGADLDIRSDVPRYRVWRDGVMVEECTDVRHVWRDDLVSFAIGCSFSFEEALIADGIEVRHIAAGCNVPMYRTSIPTTPAGVFSGPMVVSMRPMKAADAIRAVQITSRFPSVHGAPVHLGDPAEIGIADVDRPDYGDAVDIRPGELPVFWACGVTPQSVVAAVRPEFCITHAPGHMLVTDLKNSTLAVF
- a CDS encoding LysR family transcriptional regulator, which gives rise to MKRSPVPMIELRGIETFYWVATLGGFRAAAEKLHTSQPAISQRIAQLEDGLGVRLFDRDTRGVRLTAKGQALLAHAERMLEMRHDMLLVARAQNAVSGRLCIGVAETIVQTWLPALLERVHTTFPDLVLEIEVDTTPVLRAHLLARQIDLAFLMGPLSEPDVENLPLCRYPLAWVASPQLDLGVEPLPLVKLAKLPVITYPSSSKPYQIVREMLMRAGVRAPRMYGSASLAMAVRMVRDGIGTSVIAPVFLGKELAEGRLRLLEVAAEPLPDLAFTATWLRGTDSHVAAAIARLAVQVAASEEGGEGGTDRFYL
- a CDS encoding LamB/YcsF family protein, with product MKINLNADLGESFGAWKMGEDEALLQVVRSANIACGFHAGDPLVMRNTVRTALAAGVSLGAHPAYPDLQGFGRRPLKMAPAELEAAVIYQVGALAGMAAAEGGRLTHVKPHGALNNQACEDAALADTVARAVRAFDRELILLAPALSELCAAGERAGLRVAAEIFADRAYTDAATLVPRNQPGAVIHDHDELVAHVLRMLEAGGIVAQSGKLMKTAMHSICVHGDTLGAVESARQLAETLKAKGWDLVDLPEMVG